A stretch of DNA from Diospyros lotus cultivar Yz01 chromosome 14, ASM1463336v1, whole genome shotgun sequence:
ACTTCTTGAGGCNNNNNNNNNNNNNNNNNNNNNNNNNNNNNNNNNNNNNNNNNNNNNNNNNNNNNNNNNNNNNNNNNNNNNNNNNNNNNNNNNNNNNNNNNNNNNNNNNNNNCTGGCGGCACGTTACGCCGACGTGATACTCCTGGCGGCGAGGTAACCGTATCAAGATACCCATTTGAACATATATAGTAAcaaaaaaataccatttatcACTAACTAAAATAGCTAATATTGTGGAACAGGTACTTAGACCCGGCGGTGACGATCAGCGAAAACGCCCGCGAGAGCTTGTACCAGATGCTGCCGGAGAATCTGAAGACTCTGGTGCGGTTGAAGTTGAGGAAGTCCGAGAGGGCGGCGGCACCGGAACGCGACGGCGAGCGTCTTGCGGAGGGGTGGCGGGAGGCGATGAGGGGGATACTGGAGTGGCTGGCGCCGATGGCCCACGACACGCTGAAGTGGAAGGCGGAGAGTAACATCGAGGCGATGAAGTTTGAGGCCAAGAAGTCGGTGTTGTTGATGCAGACGCTGCATTTCTCCGACAGGGAGAAGGTGGAGGCCGCCATAGCGGAGCTCCTGGTGGGGCTCAGCTACATTTATTGGTACGAGGATCGCCGGAACTGTGGCGACGGCGATGTGGATGTCCACGATTCTTGGTCCACGTGTCGTCGGTGGTCGTGTGATAGAATAGAACTTCGTTGAGttaaatgtttatgtttttggtctttcttctatttatttttttctcagaATTAGGTGAATCATTCTTTGAAGATTGAATCTAAAGTTAGGTAAgatataagaaaagaaattaataatatgtcACTTGGTTGGTTTTGTTCACGAGGCACAAAATTTTGcataaaagtatttattttttctcgtgttataaaaaaataattaataaattattcttcagatataataataaatttataatttaaaaaaaattaattttttaaaaatttataaaataaaaaatagtcaaagtgtTCGGGATGTCTTCTACTTATACTCGCGAATgcctaaattaattttactaaaaattaaaagagaaagtaATATATTTCGTATAGTATTATTTGTCAATTTAGAGAGTGGGGTcatactctatttatagagcttgAAACTGACAAATGAGAGAGTATTCAAATTTTTCGAAATCatttattttgtctttcaaATAACTAAATTTAGAGATAAGTTGATGCGTTCTTGTAAAATACAATTTTAAGGAGATTTCTAGGAGACTTTCAAATCTTTGAGGGATCTTCGAGTCTCTTGGAaagtctttttattttgccttaGAAAGTAAATCTGGTCGAGGGTCTCTAGAGACctcttttgtcaaaaaaaaatctcttgaaatttttttaggaTTCTTCTTAaatccctatttttttttacttttgtgcAACCTTTTGGGCTTTTGAATTTGTCATAAATTTGGTTCTTTAAGCAAATAATGTATGGCACCTCAAAGGGTAAATCCCATGTTTGGTTAAAGGGTTAAATGTACAGTGTTATATAgtctcattattattttattttatttctattttatccaTGGACTAACCGCCCATGAGGACactagttaaattttaataaatacaccttatttttagataaaatatattatttttaatttcaattaattaataaaatcttacaaaatacgatatatttatcatctatcaataaaattaaaaattattttaaaaatgaaaaccatGTTCTAATCAAATGAGGTGGACGTGGGTCGATGTAAAGGTGTTAAATAGGAAAGTTGGGTTCGGCTAACTCACCTCTCGCTAGGCCTGGTTTTGGTAGGTCAAACGaaatttaatcttttataaaataagCTTTTCTAACATGGCTAATATTAGAAAAGAGGGATCAAGTCACATGTTAAGAGGGTTGTGTCACTTGTCGGGCCAATCTTAGTCCTAGTGAGCTAGATTATTGGGCCAAACGAGTTGGCCCttgtgaatttaaaaaataaattattttttaaaaataattttcttattatttttaaaataaaaaattggtataaaatatgaataaaaaatatttcaaacatatttttattcgtttctaaaaatttaaataaacttccaactattttaaataaaattattcatgtttgttttatttataataattttacttacgATCAATTTTGCAAtactcaatttattaaattctttttaatttttataatattttaaaaacatttcttCAAACGGGCTAATGGGTTGCGTCAAGTCGTGCCAAAATGATAGGTCCAGTTGTGCCTTGATACGGGTCACATGTCTCTAATctaatataacattatatttggaTCCAATTAACACGACCTTTTTACTATTATAACGAGCTTGTTAGACTAAACTACTAGATAAGCGGTTGGGTCGGGCCACAAGTGACCCGAGTTGTCTGACACTTATAATTTGATCAAAGATAATCCTTGAGCCCAACCTTCGACCCAATGAAAAGCCCGAACTTCAATTGGATCCTATCTGTGTGAAGACTACAGGGAGCTCGGGCATGAAGAGAATTGAGCTCACAAGAAGAATATCTATAATATGACTCCcagaacattttatttttaaataaaaatatggtgtttgatttttaatatataaaatgttaaaattatgtatctcaattattaaaaattattattttaaattctaattttgagacacaaaagaaaatataaacaataaagtGAGAGAAGAATGTAATAGagttcaacaaaaaaaaaaaaaaaaaaagacatataTTAATTCTGTTATATTTTCTAATTGAGAATAAAAGATGGTAATATTTCTTGGCTTAGTGATTTAGAGATTTAGATGTTTgaaatttgggttttttttttgtttttaaactaTGAGTAATTTAGTCTTTTCTctgataagataaattttaatttgatatatctCACTgacataactttttttttataacatgacacttttttttcttttatgggagcgtttgttaaaatgaacaagataaggtagtatcaaaataagattgtGATACTTTTTAgaccaagatatgaaatggtcaaaataaggtcgagaaacattttaagatttctatcagattgtttgttaaattttttaaaattcactggtaactatattttttcttttcatgtgtttgttaatacatatgataagcattaagataaggattttttttaccaaaatatccctattaccaaatttatgattaaaataatattttatgattaatatgaattgtcaaaaaaattaagattaagattaaaattaaaaataatattttattttctaaatttatgttcaaaaataaatttaaaaagagttgaaaagtataaataataattgttagaattacaataactctactagataattaaaaatgaccaaaacatattttcataatagataataaaatataaaattaaataaaataatttaaaaattgatgaaaggaattatattagttaataatatatatatagagagagagaaatttaaattttaaaaatcaatgaaatgaataatgtcatttaatttttaaaaattgtcaaaatatataataatttaaaaatatattaaataatattaattataagagttaaataaataagtttttttaataaatttaaatctttaaaatgtattaaatgacattaactatCTTACGAGGAGCAGATAAGTAATTGAACCTTATTTTGAAAtaaccagataaatttatccgatgggggaggtcagataaatttattttgaaagagagagataagagatcATGTGAGGCCTTTTTCGAAAATGGTCaaataagcttaacaaacacgttgtAAAGACCAAATATCTGGAATGGTTCCCATCTctgacattttctccctcttatcttaattaacaaacacctCCTATACATATGTTCTACGTGACATAAATAATAACTTTGTTTACTCTCAGTTAGGtaaacacttaaaataataatttttaatagttggaATATGAAATCTTGATCTTTTTGTATATTAGAgattaaatatcataatttttaattattaagagagTATAATAAACTAATCAACTTATTCAAATACTGTCAATTGATCATCTATAAGATGTCACTTGTAAAAATGGACACTTTCATACACTCGTTAACGTTGTATTATGGTAGGaatttaaagtaataatttttaataattaaaatactaaattttaacaaatactaaaGAGGGGTGCcgtgtataaaaaattaaattaaattaaatactaaattttttatacatataaaaaattaaatattatattttttaattattaaagaggGGTGCCGTGTGAATTAAGCCttattattgatattattaatattattttgtgtttatatGGTGGAGATGGAGGATTGAACCATAGCCTCAAAGCTGGAATGTCCCCAAAAGCCTCCATATTGTTGTCAACTTTGTCATGTTTAGGGAAGGGCAACTGGGCAAGAAAGCCTCAAAAATCTGTTGGCATCCATAGCATATACCAAATAGGAAACCACGTGTCAAACCAACGTCCACCTCAACATTTCCACGTCATCAATACAGCCAATCCCCCAGTCCCCCTTTTGTGTGGCTGTTGGGAATTCTCATATCCATCCACAACATTTCAATCATTCATCGGATATATTAAATGTCAAGTATTAACCCATGTTATTCCTTCAGTCTAGATTGAAATTCAGTTCACCTTCTTCCAGAAATTGAAGGTTACGATCGCCGGAGCTCCGCCACACACGATGGCTACCACCGTCTCAACCGTTGGAGCTGTCAACGGGCCACTGGTACCACCCAATTTTCCCGCCCCTTTTCAATCTTGACATATGCATATGCATCACTTTGGTATCATCTAACAAAATCATGTTCTTGGGCTTTCCTCTGCTGTAATTCTTGTTCTCATCGTCTACCTCTCTTGACTCCATTTGATCAACTGGAACATGAACAGGATTTCTGTATTGAAGTTTATATCTCATTGCCATTGTAACATTGTTCAAGCTATAGGTTGATTTGTACTGGTTTAGTTTTCATTTCCTTGGATAGTTGGAACTCTAGGTTATGGTAATGGAGAGTGTAGTTTCCTGTCAATTTGCTTGTCCTTTGGCGATAAACAGGGGATCTTGTTTGGTGCAGCTGAACTTGAGTGGATCCACTGCCGGAAATTCTGTTCCAAGCACAGCCTTCTTTGGCAATGGCTTGAAGAGATTAGGAAATACTAGGGCTTCAAGTTCAATTAGGAACTCATCCCGCAACTTCAAGGTTGTTGCAGAAGTGAATGAGGAGAAGCAGACGGACAAGGACAGATGGAAAGGCCTCGCCACCGATATCTCGGACGACCAGCAGGACATCACCAGAGGGAAGGGAATGGTGGACAGCCTCTTTCAAGCTCCCATGGGAGCTGGAACTCACGATGCAGTCATGAGTTCCTATGATTACATCAGTTCCGGTCTTCGCCAGTGAGGACTCGAAAAACTTTGGGGATTTTTATGATCTAATCTTGGCAGTGTCCCTCCAAATTCATTTTgggatttgattttgatgaatGGATGGTGAATTGCTGTTTTTCAGGTACAACTTGGACAATAACATGGATGGCTTCTACATTGCTCCTGCTTTCATGGACAAGCTGGTTGTTCACATCACCAAGAACTTCCTCAACCTCCCAAACATCAAGGTTAggtgtctttaattttttcccTATCACAATTAGATAAAGTTGTAGAGTGAATTGGATCAAATTCATTGTTTGTCAAAATTGTTGGCAGATTCCTCTTATTCTGGGTGTCTGGGGAGGCAAAGGTCAGGGGAAATCATTTCAGTGTGAGCTTGTCTTTGCCAAGATGGGAATCCAGTGAGTTCATAATTCTCACAGCTTCCCCTTTGGTTATTTGTTTGCAATGTTTTTGGGCATTTTGATgcttaattatgatatttttggtGATTGATTTCAGCCCCATTATGATGAGTGCTGGAGAATTGGAAAGCGGGAATGCAGGAGAGCCGGCTAAATTGATCAGGCAAAGGTACAGAGAGGCAGCAGACATCATCAGGAAAGGCAAGATGTGTGCCCTCTTCATCAATGATCTTGATGCAGGAGCTGGAAGGCTTGGTGGAACCACCCAATACACAGTGAACAACCAGATGGTAAATGCCACCCTTATGAACATTGCTGATAACCCGACCAATGTCCAGCTCCCCGGAATGTACAACAAGGAGGAGAATCCCCGTGTTCCCGTCATAGTCACTGGTAATGACTTCTCCACTCTGTATGCCCCTCTCATCCGTGATGGTCGTATGGAGAAGTTCTATTGGGCGCCTACCAGGGAAGACCGGATTGGTGTCTGCATTGGCATCTTCAGGACTGACAATGTTCCCCAGGAGGACATTGTCAAGCTTGTTGACACCTTCCCTGGCCAATCTATTGGTAAGTTACAGCTTTGCAACATCTTTTACcaggatttatttaattgaaagtCAAAGTTTATGAGAAATGGGCGGCATATATTTCTAGCTTTTGTTATCATGGAGTATTATTGTCA
This window harbors:
- the LOC127789655 gene encoding uncharacterized protein LOC127789655, whose translation is MLPENLKTLVRLKLRKSERAAAPERDGERLAEGWREAMRGILEWLAPMAHDTLKWKAESNIEAMKFEAKKSVLLMQTLHFSDREKVEAAIAELLVGLSYIYWYEDRRNCGDGDVDVHDSWSTCRRWSCDRIELR
- the LOC127789648 gene encoding ribulose bisphosphate carboxylase/oxygenase activase, chloroplastic-like isoform X2; translated protein: MATTVSTVGAVNGPLLNLSGSTAGNSVPSTAFFGNGLKRLGNTRASSSIRNSSRNFKVVAEVNEEKQTDKDRWKGLATDISDDQQDITRGKGMVDSLFQAPMGAGTHDAVMSSYDYISSGLRQYNLDNNMDGFYIAPAFMDKLVVHITKNFLNLPNIKIPLILGVWGGKGQGKSFQCELVFAKMGIHPIMMSAGELESGNAGEPAKLIRQRYREAADIIRKGKMCALFINDLDAGAGRLGGTTQYTVNNQMVNATLMNIADNPTNVQLPGMYNKEENPRVPVIVTGNDFSTLYAPLIRDGRMEKFYWAPTREDRIGVCIGIFRTDNVPQEDIVKLVDTFPGQSIDFFGALRARVYDDEVRKWISGIGVENVGKRLVNSKEGPPTFDQPKMTLNKLLEYGNMLVQEQENVKRVQLADKYLNEAALGDANEDAIKGGTFYGKAAQQIGLPVPEGCTDPSASNFDPTARSDDGTCLYTF
- the LOC127789648 gene encoding ribulose bisphosphate carboxylase/oxygenase activase, chloroplastic-like isoform X1; amino-acid sequence: MVMESVVSCQFACPLAINRGSCLVQLNLSGSTAGNSVPSTAFFGNGLKRLGNTRASSSIRNSSRNFKVVAEVNEEKQTDKDRWKGLATDISDDQQDITRGKGMVDSLFQAPMGAGTHDAVMSSYDYISSGLRQYNLDNNMDGFYIAPAFMDKLVVHITKNFLNLPNIKIPLILGVWGGKGQGKSFQCELVFAKMGIHPIMMSAGELESGNAGEPAKLIRQRYREAADIIRKGKMCALFINDLDAGAGRLGGTTQYTVNNQMVNATLMNIADNPTNVQLPGMYNKEENPRVPVIVTGNDFSTLYAPLIRDGRMEKFYWAPTREDRIGVCIGIFRTDNVPQEDIVKLVDTFPGQSIDFFGALRARVYDDEVRKWISGIGVENVGKRLVNSKEGPPTFDQPKMTLNKLLEYGNMLVQEQENVKRVQLADKYLNEAALGDANEDAIKGGTFYGKAAQQIGLPVPEGCTDPSASNFDPTARSDDGTCLYTF